In Mercenaria mercenaria strain notata chromosome 15, MADL_Memer_1, whole genome shotgun sequence, a single genomic region encodes these proteins:
- the LOC123554898 gene encoding zinc finger protein 761-like → MNEIDSIEEQIEMSFMDEHFDIGEEIQPLDGSFVEVSTADEYPHKYTVCGKEYKHSQSLFRHKMSHNTQQTSLRCEECRKTYSSKQSLKVHKAMKHKVDVETSGKKCPYPECNKNFQSKSKLQDHVNTHLKIRPHKCSKCEKTFAIRYERKRHEKVWGTSESSVVECIVCNESFSSRSNLAIHNATHKDIRFSCSKCDKDFKYITGLYRH, encoded by the coding sequence ATGAATGAAATAGACAGCATTGAAGAACAGATAGAGATGTCCTTTATGGACGAACATTTTGATATAGGAGAGGAGATACAGCCTCTGGATGGCTCCTTTGTTGAAGTTTCAACAGCTGATGAGTACCCTCATAAATATACGGTTTGCGGAAAGGAGTATAAGCATAGCCAGTCTCTCTTCAGACACAAAATGTCACACAACACACAGCAGACATCACTGAGGTGTGAGGAATGTAGGAAAACATATTCGTCCAAGCAGTCGTTGAAGGTTCACAAGGCAATGAAGCACAAGGTAGACGTTGAAACTAGTGGAAAAAAGTGTCCTTATCCGGAATGCAATAAAAACTTCCAGTCAAAAAGTAAGCTACAAGACCATGTAAATACTCACCTGAAAATAAGACCacataaatgttccaaatgtgAGAAGACATTTGCGATTAGATACGAAAGGAAGCGTCATGAGAAAGTATGGGGCACCTCAGAATCAAGTGTAGTAGAGTGTATAGTGTGTAATGAGTCATTCTCATCCAGATCTAACCTAGCCATTCACAACGCAACTCACAAAGACATCAGGTTTTCCTGCAGCAAGTGTGACAAGGATTTCAAGTATATCACAGGACTATATAGGCATTAA